The Vibrio kanaloae genome has a window encoding:
- a CDS encoding NnrS family protein: MLNITDKSVEDAIPVYLRLGFRPFFFLGSLYAVIAIVAWVVMFQNGQPEVLKVPALWWHVHEMLFGFSMAIVVGFVLTAVQTWTGVNGTKYYRLGVLVGLWLAPRILFWTPAPLWMISSIEALFLIFAAYEIGFRVVQSKGWKNLFFVPLFVLAIVANFASYATIKGMPPFPSSAVWQAMLWWFTLLLSVMGGRVIPFFTARRFDFEKAQPLVWLEWLANLPLIGLFVLSFFPLTFAQVGNELMVFAGVTQLVRFIRWKPWTTLSEPLVWSLHAAYLCIPLSLLLRGLLDNPFASHNMLHLFAIGGLSGLILAMITRVTMGHTGRAIYKGPSMALAFSAIFLAALVRSLGVTFFPAYLFEMVNLSAGLWTLAFGLFIWKFGMMLLTPRVDGHPG; the protein is encoded by the coding sequence TTGTTAAATATCACAGATAAAAGTGTAGAAGACGCGATTCCAGTCTACCTGCGTTTAGGCTTCCGACCTTTCTTCTTTTTAGGCAGCCTATATGCTGTGATTGCGATTGTGGCTTGGGTTGTCATGTTCCAAAATGGTCAGCCTGAAGTGTTAAAAGTACCCGCGCTTTGGTGGCACGTACATGAAATGCTGTTTGGTTTTTCTATGGCGATTGTGGTTGGTTTTGTTCTGACTGCGGTGCAAACGTGGACGGGGGTCAATGGTACCAAGTATTATCGATTAGGCGTGCTAGTCGGCTTGTGGTTGGCACCTCGCATTCTTTTTTGGACACCGGCTCCGCTGTGGATGATCTCTTCGATTGAAGCGCTGTTCTTAATTTTCGCGGCTTACGAGATTGGTTTTCGAGTAGTGCAGTCGAAAGGATGGAAAAATCTATTCTTCGTCCCGCTGTTTGTACTGGCTATCGTGGCAAACTTTGCGAGCTACGCGACCATTAAGGGCATGCCTCCGTTCCCATCATCAGCGGTATGGCAAGCGATGTTGTGGTGGTTTACGTTGTTGCTGTCTGTAATGGGCGGACGAGTGATTCCATTTTTCACAGCGCGTCGTTTCGACTTTGAAAAAGCGCAGCCCTTGGTTTGGTTGGAATGGCTTGCAAACTTGCCTTTAATAGGACTGTTTGTTCTGAGTTTCTTCCCATTGACCTTTGCTCAAGTCGGCAATGAGTTGATGGTATTTGCAGGGGTAACTCAGTTGGTGCGCTTTATCCGCTGGAAGCCTTGGACTACGTTATCTGAGCCCTTGGTGTGGTCGCTGCATGCGGCTTACTTATGTATCCCTCTCAGCTTGCTGTTACGTGGTTTATTAGACAACCCGTTCGCGAGCCACAACATGCTGCACTTGTTTGCGATTGGTGGCTTGAGCGGTTTGATTCTAGCGATGATTACGCGCGTGACAATGGGACACACTGGTCGTGCTATCTATAAAGGGCCAAGCATGGCGTTAGCGTTCTCGGCTATTTTTTTAGCAGCGCTCGTACGTAGCTTAGGTGTGACTTTCTTCCCGGCTTATCTGTTTGAGATGGTTAACCTCAGTGCAGGCTTATGGACGTTGGCGTTCGGTCTGTTTATTTGGAAATTTGGCATGATGTTACTAACACCGCGAGTGGATGGTCATCCGGGCTAA
- a CDS encoding gamma-glutamylcyclotransferase family protein: protein MYIFGYGSLINSSSRQLTGQTGQAIPAIVHGLIRHWSKIDDSYVLSPLIVNLGEGQVNGVLLEVDDVALAEFDRRERGYHRIELKADQIESQTDFKTDQSIWVYIKDDITAPCEDSPIVQTYVDTVMAGCLEVSESFAAHFVEHTQGWHHPLENDRHQPKYGNLAGVSEHHHSVIDGLILSVRS from the coding sequence ATGTATATTTTTGGTTATGGCAGCTTAATCAACTCATCTTCACGCCAGCTTACCGGTCAGACAGGGCAAGCGATCCCTGCGATTGTTCATGGCTTAATTCGCCATTGGAGCAAGATCGATGACAGCTATGTGTTGTCACCTTTGATCGTCAATCTTGGTGAAGGGCAAGTGAATGGTGTTTTGCTTGAAGTCGATGATGTAGCCTTGGCTGAGTTTGATCGCCGTGAACGTGGCTATCATCGAATCGAGTTAAAAGCCGATCAGATAGAGAGCCAAACTGATTTCAAAACGGATCAATCGATCTGGGTTTACATCAAAGACGATATTACAGCGCCTTGTGAAGACAGCCCTATCGTTCAAACCTATGTCGATACCGTTATGGCAGGATGTTTAGAGGTGTCTGAAAGCTTTGCGGCGCACTTTGTGGAACACACACAAGGTTGGCACCACCCATTAGAAAATGATCGCCACCAGCCAAAATACGGCAACCTTGCTGGCGTTTCTGAGCACCACCACAGTGTGATTGATGGTTTAATACTGAGTGTTCGCAGTTAG
- a CDS encoding tRNA-binding protein yields the protein MDTVSYGDFAKLEMRVGKIIEVVRHENADKLYIVQVDVGDKTLQTVTSLVPYYTEEELMGKQVVVLCNLAKAKMRGHTSECMLLCAETEDESESVLLTPERAMPAGIRVV from the coding sequence ATGGATACTGTCTCTTATGGCGACTTTGCTAAGTTAGAAATGCGTGTGGGTAAGATCATCGAGGTTGTGCGTCATGAAAACGCCGACAAGCTTTACATCGTGCAAGTGGATGTGGGGGACAAGACGCTGCAAACGGTGACCAGCCTAGTCCCTTACTACACAGAAGAAGAGTTGATGGGTAAGCAGGTTGTTGTTTTGTGCAATCTAGCAAAGGCGAAGATGAGAGGGCACACTTCTGAGTGCATGTTGCTATGTGCAGAAACGGAAGATGAATCTGAAAGCGTATTGCTGACGCCAGAACGTGCAATGCCAGCGGGTATTCGAGTGGTTTAA
- a CDS encoding substrate-binding domain-containing protein — MATIKDVAKESGVSVATVSRVINKSPKASASSIESVTKAMAKLGYRPNANARALVSQSTNTVGVLVGDISDPFFGTLVKSVDNVARENGKHILVGNGSHNREEEQQAIELLINSRCDALIIHSKGLTDEELIAYSKEVKGLVLINRYIEEIANRCIFLDNKKGAFLATEYLIRHGHKNIACIASSSSIEDANERVEGYQAALKEYGIELSESYVEQALPTSDGGEYAMTNLLTKSLPITGIVAYNDYMAAGALSVLDENGIQAPEKMSIIGFDDGLIARYVHPKLTTIRYPIQMMAEKATRLALNLAKGEDTSAEPMMFSPTLVRRNSVEKI; from the coding sequence ATGGCAACAATTAAAGATGTCGCAAAAGAATCCGGTGTATCCGTCGCAACCGTATCTCGGGTGATCAACAAATCTCCGAAGGCCAGTGCGAGCTCTATTGAGTCGGTAACGAAAGCCATGGCAAAGCTCGGCTATCGCCCGAATGCCAATGCCCGTGCACTCGTAAGCCAAAGCACCAATACCGTCGGTGTATTGGTTGGTGATATTTCCGATCCTTTCTTCGGCACGCTAGTTAAGTCGGTCGACAACGTTGCAAGAGAGAACGGCAAACACATCTTAGTGGGTAATGGTTCTCACAATCGTGAAGAAGAGCAACAAGCGATTGAACTGCTGATCAACAGCCGTTGTGATGCGCTAATCATTCACTCGAAAGGCCTAACTGACGAAGAGCTGATTGCTTACTCTAAAGAAGTAAAAGGCTTAGTGCTGATCAACCGTTACATCGAAGAAATCGCCAATCGCTGTATCTTCCTAGATAACAAAAAAGGCGCCTTCCTCGCGACTGAATACTTAATCCGACATGGTCATAAAAACATTGCGTGTATCGCCTCTTCTTCAAGCATTGAAGATGCCAACGAGCGTGTTGAAGGTTACCAAGCCGCGCTAAAAGAGTATGGTATTGAGTTATCTGAAAGCTATGTTGAACAGGCTCTGCCAACCAGTGACGGTGGCGAATATGCGATGACAAACCTGCTGACTAAGTCACTGCCAATCACTGGTATTGTGGCTTACAACGATTACATGGCGGCGGGGGCTTTGTCTGTACTCGATGAGAACGGAATCCAAGCGCCAGAGAAAATGTCGATCATCGGATTCGATGATGGCTTAATTGCCCGCTATGTTCATCCGAAGCTGACTACGATTCGTTACCCAATTCAAATGATGGCTGAGAAAGCAACACGACTTGCCTTGAATTTAGCCAAAGGTGAAGACACCTCAGCAGAGCCAATGATGTTCTCTCCAACTTTGGTGCGTCGTAATTCGGTAGAGAAAATCTAA
- the galM gene encoding galactose-1-epimerase, producing MTQAQNLHQSMTETAAYDGQPAQLVTLSNAHGMEVTFMDIGATWLSCILPVKGNKREVLLGVNSMENFDKQASYMGTTVGRYANRIANGRFKIDGKNYKLETNQAGNTLHGGPNGFDKRRWNIAEQSETSVVFSLVSADGDQGFSGNLNVSVRYEITEDNRVSIDYTANTDKPTVVNLTNHAYFNLLGAEAGHDCLSHIVSINASQFLPTNSVGIPLGNLKSVKSTSFDFTQPMMISERLLGDEQQKAAKGYDHSFLLADGCKRTQCAATVTSPDALVTLKVFSTKPAMQLYTGNRLGGTPNRSGGSYEDYAGLALETQFLPDSPNHPEWKQDSCILQPEQEYHYRTCYQFEFSGDSSN from the coding sequence ATGACACAAGCGCAGAACCTGCATCAATCCATGACAGAAACTGCAGCCTATGATGGCCAACCTGCTCAGCTTGTCACGCTGTCGAATGCACACGGTATGGAAGTGACATTCATGGATATTGGTGCAACATGGTTGAGCTGTATCCTGCCAGTAAAGGGAAATAAAAGAGAAGTTTTGTTGGGTGTTAACTCAATGGAGAACTTCGATAAACAAGCCAGCTATATGGGCACAACCGTTGGCCGTTACGCCAACCGCATTGCCAATGGTCGTTTCAAAATTGATGGTAAGAATTACAAGCTAGAAACCAACCAAGCGGGAAATACCTTACACGGTGGTCCGAATGGTTTTGATAAACGTCGCTGGAATATTGCTGAGCAATCTGAAACATCGGTTGTGTTTAGTTTGGTGTCAGCGGATGGAGACCAAGGTTTTTCGGGTAATTTGAACGTGTCGGTTCGTTATGAAATCACCGAAGATAATCGAGTCTCTATCGATTACACAGCCAACACTGATAAACCAACCGTAGTTAACCTAACTAATCATGCCTACTTCAATCTGCTCGGTGCAGAAGCAGGGCACGATTGCTTGTCTCACATTGTGAGTATCAACGCGTCTCAGTTCTTACCAACCAACTCTGTCGGCATTCCATTAGGCAACTTGAAATCGGTGAAATCGACCAGCTTCGACTTTACTCAGCCTATGATGATTTCAGAGCGTCTATTAGGTGACGAACAACAAAAAGCCGCCAAGGGTTACGATCACTCTTTCTTATTGGCTGACGGCTGTAAACGCACTCAATGTGCTGCGACCGTGACCTCGCCAGATGCGTTAGTCACCTTAAAAGTATTTTCAACCAAACCTGCGATGCAGCTATACACCGGAAACCGGCTTGGTGGTACACCAAACCGAAGTGGTGGCAGCTATGAAGATTACGCAGGTTTGGCATTAGAAACCCAGTTCTTACCTGACTCTCCTAACCACCCAGAGTGGAAGCAGGACAGTTGTATTCTCCAGCCTGAACAAGAATACCACTACCGTACCTGCTACCAGTTTGAATTTTCGGGGGATTCTTCAAACTAG
- the galK gene encoding galactokinase, with product MSDLIQNVKASFEQVLGYQATYIVQAPGRVNLIGEHTDYNDGFVLPCAINYQTVVAAAKRDDNMVRVVSVDYDNAVDEFDITQEITFQQDKMWANYIRGVVKCLIGRGYEFKGADISVAGNVPQGAGLSSSAALEVVIGQTFKVLYNLEISQAEVALNGQQAENEFVGCNCGIMDQMISAEGLANHAMLLDCRSLETQAVSMPEDMAVVIINSNKKRGLVDSEYNTRREQCEEAARLFGVPALRDVTIEQFKAKESELDEMVAKRARHVITENDRTVEAAQALRTHDMKRIGELMAESHASMRDDFEITVKEIDTLVDMVKEVIGDQGGVRMTGGGFGGCIVALVPPALVDKIKTTVEQKYQAATGLKESIYVCQAKDGASLIEVI from the coding sequence ATGTCTGATCTAATCCAAAACGTGAAAGCATCTTTTGAGCAAGTCCTTGGTTACCAAGCGACTTACATCGTTCAAGCGCCTGGTCGTGTGAACCTGATTGGTGAACACACTGACTACAATGATGGTTTTGTTCTACCGTGTGCCATTAACTACCAAACCGTTGTCGCAGCAGCAAAGCGCGATGACAACATGGTGCGTGTGGTGTCTGTCGACTACGATAATGCGGTAGACGAATTCGATATCACGCAAGAGATTACCTTCCAACAAGACAAGATGTGGGCGAACTATATTCGTGGCGTGGTGAAGTGCTTAATTGGTCGTGGCTATGAGTTTAAAGGTGCGGATATTTCTGTAGCCGGCAACGTGCCTCAAGGTGCCGGTTTAAGTTCTTCTGCGGCTCTGGAAGTGGTCATTGGACAGACATTTAAGGTACTTTACAACTTAGAGATAAGTCAGGCTGAAGTTGCGCTAAATGGTCAGCAAGCGGAAAACGAATTTGTAGGCTGTAACTGCGGCATCATGGATCAAATGATCTCGGCAGAAGGCCTTGCGAATCACGCGATGCTTTTGGATTGCCGTAGCTTAGAAACTCAAGCGGTTTCAATGCCAGAAGACATGGCGGTGGTGATCATCAATTCAAACAAGAAACGTGGCTTGGTCGACAGTGAATACAACACGCGTCGTGAGCAGTGTGAAGAAGCGGCTCGTCTGTTCGGTGTGCCTGCACTGCGTGATGTAACGATTGAGCAATTCAAAGCGAAAGAGTCTGAGCTGGATGAGATGGTTGCTAAGCGCGCTCGTCACGTGATTACCGAAAATGACCGCACCGTTGAAGCGGCTCAAGCTCTGCGTACTCATGACATGAAGCGCATAGGTGAGTTGATGGCAGAATCGCATGCATCAATGCGTGATGATTTTGAAATCACAGTCAAAGAGATCGATACGCTAGTGGATATGGTTAAAGAAGTGATTGGCGATCAAGGCGGCGTGCGTATGACGGGCGGTGGCTTTGGTGGTTGTATCGTGGCATTGGTTCCGCCTGCTTTAGTTGATAAAATTAAAACAACCGTTGAGCAGAAATATCAAGCAGCGACGGGTCTAAAAGAATCAATTTATGTGTGCCAAGCGAAAGACGGCGCCAGCCTAATTGAAGTAATCTAA
- a CDS encoding UDP-glucose--hexose-1-phosphate uridylyltransferase yields MSKVEFNPVDHPHRRYNPLTGQWILVSPHRAKRPWSGQDEKPSTEQLPEYEKECFLCPTNTRISGDQNPDYDGTYVFSNDFAALMPDSPDAPESDNPLFKTQGVRGLSRVICFSPDHSKTLPELPVNKIRGVIDTWNEQIEELGKDYLWVQAFENKGETMGCSQPHPHGQIWANSFLPNEIERKEKLLKEYFEQQGTNLLVDYVEAEMKDGSRTVVETEHWIAVVPYWAAWPFETMLLPKTHIRRMSELTDEQRDDLALAIKKLTSRYDNLFQCSFPYSMGWHYAPFFEEGTDIDHWQLHALFYPPLLRSASVRKFMVGYEMLAESQRDLTAEQAAQRLRDLSDVHYKEQ; encoded by the coding sequence ATGTCAAAAGTTGAATTTAACCCAGTAGACCACCCGCATCGTCGTTATAACCCACTAACGGGTCAGTGGATCTTAGTATCACCGCACCGTGCTAAACGCCCGTGGAGTGGTCAAGACGAGAAGCCATCGACTGAACAACTTCCTGAGTACGAGAAAGAGTGTTTCTTGTGCCCGACCAACACACGTATCTCGGGTGATCAAAACCCAGATTACGACGGTACTTATGTGTTCAGTAATGATTTCGCGGCGTTGATGCCTGATTCGCCTGACGCTCCAGAGTCTGACAACCCTCTATTTAAGACTCAAGGTGTTCGTGGGTTGAGCCGCGTTATCTGTTTCTCTCCAGACCACAGCAAAACGTTGCCAGAGTTACCGGTGAACAAAATCCGCGGCGTGATCGATACCTGGAACGAGCAGATTGAAGAGCTAGGTAAAGATTACCTATGGGTTCAAGCGTTTGAAAACAAAGGCGAGACAATGGGCTGTTCTCAGCCTCACCCACACGGTCAAATTTGGGCGAACAGCTTTCTGCCAAACGAGATTGAACGTAAAGAAAAGCTTCTAAAAGAATATTTTGAGCAACAGGGCACAAACCTATTAGTGGATTACGTTGAAGCTGAAATGAAAGACGGCTCACGCACTGTGGTTGAAACGGAACATTGGATTGCTGTCGTACCTTACTGGGCGGCGTGGCCATTCGAAACCATGTTGCTGCCAAAAACACATATTCGTCGTATGAGTGAACTGACTGATGAACAACGTGATGATTTGGCACTTGCAATTAAGAAGCTGACCAGCCGCTACGACAATTTGTTCCAATGCTCATTCCCATACTCGATGGGTTGGCACTATGCGCCGTTCTTTGAAGAAGGCACCGACATCGACCATTGGCAACTGCACGCGCTTTTCTACCCGCCACTACTACGCAGCGCATCTGTTCGTAAGTTCATGGTGGGCTACGAAATGTTGGCGGAATCGCAACGCGATTTGACCGCAGAACAAGCGGCGCAACGTCTTCGCGATTTGAGTGATGTTCACTACAAAGAGCAGTGA
- the galE gene encoding UDP-glucose 4-epimerase GalE — protein MKVLVTGGMGYIGSHTCIQMMQAGIEPIIVDNLCNSKELVLERINALTGQTPTFYLGDIRDESFLDSVFAKHDIQAVIHFAGLKAVGESVAKPLEYYDNNVNGSLVLARSMKKAGVKSIVFSSSATVYGDPEVVPITETSPTGATTNPYGRSKYMAEECLSDLFNAENDWSVTLLRYFNPVGAHPSGTMGEDPQGIPNNLMPFIAQVAVGRREKLSIFGNDYPTPDGTGVRDYIHVMDLADGHVAALKAVGEKAGLHIYNLGTGKGSSVLEMVEAFAEASGKPVPYELCPRRAGDIAECWASTEKAERELGWKATRSVMEMTADTWKWQSNNPNGY, from the coding sequence GTGAAAGTACTGGTTACGGGCGGCATGGGTTACATCGGAAGTCATACATGCATTCAAATGATGCAAGCGGGCATAGAGCCAATCATTGTAGACAACCTTTGCAACAGCAAAGAACTCGTACTGGAGCGAATCAATGCGCTAACCGGTCAAACACCAACATTTTACCTTGGAGATATTCGTGATGAATCTTTCCTAGATAGCGTGTTTGCCAAGCATGACATTCAAGCGGTGATTCATTTTGCTGGCCTAAAAGCGGTAGGAGAATCAGTTGCTAAGCCTTTGGAGTACTACGATAACAACGTCAATGGTTCTCTGGTCCTAGCGCGTAGCATGAAGAAAGCGGGCGTGAAAAGCATCGTATTTAGTTCTTCGGCTACCGTTTACGGTGACCCTGAAGTTGTACCTATTACTGAAACTTCACCAACTGGCGCGACAACTAACCCTTATGGACGCAGCAAATATATGGCGGAAGAGTGCTTAAGCGATCTGTTCAACGCGGAAAACGACTGGAGCGTCACTTTACTGCGCTACTTTAACCCTGTTGGCGCACATCCGTCAGGCACCATGGGTGAAGACCCGCAAGGCATTCCAAACAACCTAATGCCGTTCATCGCACAGGTTGCTGTAGGCCGAAGAGAGAAGCTTTCTATCTTTGGAAACGATTACCCAACACCAGATGGAACAGGTGTGCGTGACTACATCCACGTAATGGATTTGGCTGACGGCCACGTAGCAGCATTAAAAGCCGTGGGCGAGAAAGCGGGTTTGCACATTTACAACCTAGGTACAGGTAAAGGATCGAGTGTACTTGAGATGGTTGAAGCTTTTGCTGAAGCATCGGGCAAGCCTGTTCCTTATGAACTTTGCCCGCGCCGTGCTGGTGATATTGCCGAATGTTGGGCAAGCACTGAAAAAGCAGAGCGTGAACTGGGTTGGAAGGCGACACGCAGTGTGATGGAAATGACGGCGGATACGTGGAAGTGGCAGTCGAATAACCCGAACGGCTACTAG
- the ebgR gene encoding transcriptional regulator EbgR, with amino-acid sequence MATLKDIATEANVSLATVSRVLNEDPTLSVKEETKRRIFEIAEKLEYKTSSSRKSVSGKKQIHHFLALYNYKQEAEVNDPYYLSIRHGIETQCEKMEVGLTNCYERKIQVNSSNITGILLVGRMTQEVIEQAKKLTDNICYVDFTDHSEPYDSVDIDLARISKEITNFFINQGYQRIGFIGGQDDINTSDIREVAFAEYGGLKNVVSEQDIYRGDFSSSSGYDLTKKMLESGNYPKAMFIASDSIAIGVLRAIHEHGLRIPEDIALISVNDIPTAKFTFPSLSTVRIHSELMGIQGVNLLVEKVRDGRTIPLRVYVPSKLKLRDTTK; translated from the coding sequence ATGGCAACGTTAAAAGATATCGCGACTGAAGCAAATGTTTCATTAGCTACCGTTTCCCGGGTTCTCAATGAAGATCCAACATTAAGCGTCAAGGAAGAGACCAAGAGGCGGATCTTTGAAATTGCCGAGAAATTGGAATACAAAACCAGCAGCTCACGTAAATCTGTTAGCGGTAAAAAACAGATCCACCACTTCCTTGCTCTGTACAACTACAAGCAAGAAGCGGAAGTTAACGACCCTTACTACCTATCCATTCGTCATGGTATTGAAACTCAATGCGAAAAAATGGAAGTTGGACTAACTAATTGTTATGAAAGAAAAATACAAGTTAACTCTAGCAATATTACCGGTATTTTATTAGTCGGTAGAATGACACAAGAAGTTATCGAGCAAGCAAAAAAGCTCACCGATAATATTTGCTACGTCGACTTTACGGATCACTCAGAACCTTATGATTCTGTCGATATCGACCTTGCTCGTATCAGCAAAGAGATCACCAACTTCTTCATTAACCAAGGTTATCAACGGATTGGTTTCATTGGTGGACAAGACGACATTAACACCTCTGATATTCGCGAAGTGGCTTTTGCTGAATACGGTGGCCTCAAAAATGTTGTCAGTGAGCAAGACATCTACCGTGGTGACTTCTCTAGCTCGTCGGGCTACGACCTAACGAAGAAAATGCTAGAGAGCGGCAATTACCCGAAAGCCATGTTTATTGCATCAGATTCCATCGCTATTGGCGTTTTACGAGCGATTCATGAGCACGGATTGCGCATTCCTGAAGACATTGCGCTGATCAGTGTAAACGACATCCCAACCGCTAAATTTACCTTCCCAAGTTTATCAACCGTTCGTATTCACTCTGAACTGATGGGAATTCAAGGTGTTAACCTTCTGGTTGAAAAAGTACGCGACGGCCGAACCATCCCATTACGCGTCTATGTACCAAGCAAATTAAAGCTGCGCGACACGACAAAATAG
- a CDS encoding chitinase — MLKIKYLAAILGCTLAAQSHAFLNIQPDPQNPNGYLVEKSALQAAEQVKTSDPMYAIWSQALQTRSNTIVEAIEPGSPSNPENVKRVERVFPQSEWNFLTQMAAPEYTYTRFLRAIGKFPAFCGEYTDGRDSDAICKKSIITAFAHFSQETGGHIAIDNTSDNPLALEEWQQALVHVREMGWSEGQEGYTTGCGQNDWQNERWPCATGQGYFGRGAKQLSYHFNYGAFSEVMFDGDATVLLNNPALVADSWLNLASAIWFFLTPQAPKPAMLHVIDRTWTPSQRELDAGIGYGFGTTINVINGGIECGEQNKDKGQPVNRIRYWEGLAAHYEIPVEVDEQNTCWQQTPYGSLNLNGATDVLYTNWDGNWKYYADRPEGYSFECELVGFQTAYSALVAGDYEKCVTNFYGSHASWPEVKVVDKLDPVDPGTDPGGNGWSATKVYNAGDQVTHNGATYEAKWWTQGDDPANGGPWKLVAGEPTPVDPDPVDPSPVEPPVTEPPIIVDPSVFITWEAGVSQVSNGDKVTHNGKCFVAKNGPGVWESPIQSNWFWDEINCD; from the coding sequence ATGTTAAAAATTAAATATTTGGCGGCAATACTTGGCTGTACATTAGCAGCCCAAAGCCATGCGTTTTTGAACATCCAACCTGATCCGCAAAACCCGAATGGTTACCTTGTTGAGAAGTCGGCATTACAAGCTGCTGAACAGGTGAAAACCTCCGACCCTATGTATGCGATCTGGTCACAGGCCCTTCAAACTCGTTCTAATACCATCGTTGAAGCGATTGAACCCGGTTCGCCTTCTAACCCTGAAAACGTAAAGCGTGTTGAGCGTGTATTTCCTCAATCTGAATGGAACTTTCTCACTCAGATGGCGGCACCAGAATACACTTATACTCGTTTCTTGCGCGCGATTGGTAAATTCCCAGCCTTCTGTGGAGAGTACACTGATGGGCGAGATTCTGATGCCATCTGTAAGAAATCCATCATCACCGCTTTTGCTCACTTCTCTCAAGAGACGGGCGGTCACATCGCAATCGACAACACTTCTGATAACCCATTAGCTCTAGAAGAGTGGCAGCAAGCGCTGGTACATGTTCGTGAAATGGGGTGGTCTGAAGGGCAAGAAGGCTACACCACAGGTTGTGGCCAGAACGATTGGCAAAATGAACGTTGGCCTTGTGCCACAGGGCAGGGCTATTTCGGACGTGGTGCTAAACAGCTTTCTTACCATTTTAACTACGGTGCGTTCTCGGAAGTGATGTTCGATGGTGATGCGACGGTTCTATTGAATAATCCGGCCTTAGTTGCTGACTCTTGGTTAAACCTAGCTTCTGCTATTTGGTTCTTCCTTACTCCTCAAGCACCTAAACCTGCAATGTTGCACGTGATCGACCGTACATGGACACCCTCGCAACGTGAATTGGATGCCGGTATTGGTTATGGCTTTGGTACTACTATCAACGTGATCAATGGTGGAATTGAGTGTGGTGAGCAGAATAAAGACAAAGGTCAACCCGTTAACCGAATTCGTTACTGGGAAGGCCTAGCGGCGCACTATGAAATTCCTGTAGAAGTGGACGAGCAGAACACGTGTTGGCAGCAAACGCCTTACGGAAGCTTAAACCTCAACGGTGCCACTGACGTGCTATACACTAACTGGGATGGTAACTGGAAATACTACGCAGACCGCCCAGAAGGCTACTCATTTGAATGTGAGCTTGTTGGTTTCCAAACGGCATATTCCGCGCTGGTGGCTGGCGATTACGAGAAGTGTGTGACCAACTTCTACGGTTCTCACGCGAGCTGGCCTGAAGTGAAAGTGGTCGATAAGCTTGATCCGGTAGACCCTGGTACTGATCCGGGTGGTAATGGTTGGAGTGCGACCAAGGTTTACAATGCGGGTGACCAAGTCACTCACAACGGCGCAACCTACGAAGCGAAATGGTGGACACAAGGGGATGACCCTGCCAATGGCGGCCCTTGGAAATTAGTTGCCGGTGAGCCTACACCTGTCGATCCTGATCCGGTAGACCCAAGCCCTGTTGAACCGCCAGTGACTGAGCCACCGATTATCGTCGATCCATCGGTGTTTATCACATGGGAAGCGGGCGTGAGCCAAGTGAGTAATGGCGACAAGGTGACACATAACGGTAAGTGCTTCGTGGCGAAAAACGGCCCTGGCGTATGGGAAAGCCCTATTCAATCGAACTGGTTCTGGGATGAAATAAATTGCGATTAA